The sequence GGCCCAGCGCCAGCAAGGCGGCTGGCAACGGCGCCTGCGCAACATCCTGATGTTCCCCCGCCGCAGCCATGTGAATCGCTTCATCGAGGAGGTGGTTCGCCCCGCCTTCCTGGACGTGGCCGAGGAACTGCGCAAGCAGGGCTGCGAGGTGAATGTGGAGAGCGCCGACGATGGCCGCTGCAAGCTGAATGTCGGCCACGGCGACGAGGTGGACTTCAGCTACCAGGTGCGCCCCCGCGCCTTCCTCCAGCCCAGCTTCGCCCAGCGCGACACCGCCGACGAGGGTGCCGACGCACGCAAGTACTTCCGCGCCGAAGTCCACCTGGGCGAAGGCGGCCAGGACTACGACGTGATGGGCTGGAGCCGCGACGAGGTGATCGGCGACCTGCTCGACCAGTACGAGAAGCACCTGCACTTCCTCCACATGGTGCGCTGAGCGGCGGAAACATTTATCCACAGCCCGGCGCTGCTCCTGCCGCGCCGGGCTGCGATACTCGCCGCCCCCACCCTGCGGATTTCGGCATGACCAGCTTCAATCTCGGCCCCCTGGCCATCCCCATGCAGCAGGCGCTGCTCTACCTCGGTTTCTTCGCCGCGCTGCTGGCCGGCTGGTTGGCCGGACGCAAGCGCAAGGCCAATCCCGAGGGCGCCCTGTTCGCCATGCTGCTCGGCGGCCTGCTGGTGGCACGCCTGGCCTTCGCCGGGCGGTACGTCGAGCAGTACGCCAGCGCGCCCCTCACCCTTGTGGATATCCGCGACGGTGGCTTCCTGTTCTGGCCGGGCCTGGTCGCCGCCGCCCTGATCGGCGGCCTGCTGGCCTGGCGCAGACCCGCCCTGCGCCAGCCGCTCGCCATCGCCGTGCTGGTGGGTGGCAGCCTCTGGGGCACCGGCCAGGCGCTGGTCTCGGCCCTCGAGCGCAGCCGCCAGCTGCCGGAGCTGAGCCTGATGGACCTTGCCGGCAACCCGGTGGATCTGCGCGAGCTGGACGGCCGGCCGCTGGTGGTGAACCTCTGGGCCACCTGGTGCCCGCCTTGCCGCCGCGAGATGCCGGTGCTGGAAGCGGCGCAGAAGGCCCACCCGCAGGTGCGCTTCGTGCTGGTGAACCAGGGCGAGCATGCCGAGATCGTGCGCCGCTTCCTCATCGAGCAGAACCTCGCGCCCCGGGGGGTGCTGCTGGACAGCGGCAATCGCCTGGGCCAGGCCACCGGTTCCTTCGGCCTGCCCACCACCCTCTTCTACGACGCCGACGGACGCCTGCAGCACAGCCATATGGGCGAACTGTCCGGCGCCAGCCTCGAGCACGGCCTGAGGCAGCTTCCGTAGTTCGGCCTCTCTAACTCAGCAGCTCCACGGGCGGCAGGGTCATGGCGGCGACTTCCGCCAGCAGGAAATCGCGCAGGCGGCACAGGCGACCCTGGCCGCTGCGGGCCCGGGGCCAGACCAGGTAGTAGCTGTCGCCACTGGCCACCGCCGTCGGCCAGGGCAGGCCTATACGCCCCTGCACGGCATCCTCGGCCACCATCACCAGGTCGCCGATGGACACGCCGTAGCCCCTGGCCGCCGCCACTATGCCCAGCTCCAGGGTGTCGAACGCCTGGCCGCCCTTGAGCGACACCTCGTCGCCGAGGTCCATGCGCTGCAGCCAGCGGCGCCAGTCGCGGCGATCCGGTGTCGGGTGCAGCAACTCCGTGCTCTGCAGCCGCGCCAGGTCCCAGGGCTCCGCGGCCTGGGAGGGTTCGCAGACCGGGATCAGCCATTCGCTGAACAGCAGGGTCACCTCCCAGTCCGGGCTGAAATGGCCGTCGCTGAGCAGCACCGCGCAATCGAAGGGCTCGTGCTGGAAGTCCACCTTGTCCACATCCATCCAGGCGCTGGTCAGCTGCACCTCGACATCGTCGTTGAGGTGGCGGAAGCGCGACAGCCGCGACAGCAGCCAGCGCATGGTCAGGGTGGAAGGCGCCTTCAGGCGCAGGGTGACGTCGTCGACCCGCAAGGTGGTGCAGGCGCGCTCAAGGGCATCGAAGCCATCCCGCAGGCCCGGCAGCAGCATCCTGGCCGGCTCGGTGAGCTGGATGTTGCGGCCCTGGCGCTCGAACAGCCGACAGGAGAAGTGCTCCTCCAGGGTGCGGATGTGCCGGCTCACCGCACTCTGGGTGATGGCCAGCTCCTCGGCGGCGCGGGTGAAGGAGGCGTGCCGGGCCGCGGCCTCGAAGGCGCGCAGGGCGTAGAGCGGCGGTAGACGGCGCGACATGGATGCCCTTATCTATGAGTCAAAGTCATGGAAGGCATCATTTTTTTCCTTTTGTGCCGACTGTTCAAGCCTCGGAGAATTGCAGAATTCACGGCCAGCCACAGGGATAGGCCGGCCTTTCGAGACAGTGAGCCTTACTCATGCCACAGAGCATACGCAACGAACTGCTGGCCATCCTGCGCCTGGCCGGACCGCTGATCGCGGCCCAGCTCGCCCATGTGCTGATGGTCTTCACCGACACCGTGATGATGGGGCTGATCGGCCCCGAGGCCCTGGCCGGGGGCGGCCTGGGCGCGGCCAGCTATTCCTTCGTGTCGATCTTCTGCGTCGGGGTGATCGCCGCCGTGGGCAACCTGGTCGCCATCCGCCACGGCGCCAACGATGCGGCCGGCGCCACCCTTCTCACCCAGAGCGGCCTGTGGCTTGCCGGCGCCATGGCCCTGGGCGCGGGCCTGCTGCTGTGGAACCTCAAGCCCATCCTGCTGGCCTTCGGCCAAGCACCGGAGAGCGTGGAAGGCGCCATGCAGTTCCTCTCGACCCTGATCTTCGCCCTGCCCGGCTACCTCGCCTTCATGGCCCTGCGCGGCTTCACCAGCGCCATCGGCAGGCCCGGCCCGGTGATGGCCATCAGCATCGGCGGCGCCCTGCTCAACTTCCTCCTCAACTACGCGCTGATCCACGGCCTGTTCGGCCTGCCGCGCCTGGGCCTGGCCGGCATCGGCCTGATCACTGCGGTGGTGATGAACGGCATGGCGCTGCTGCTGGCCTGGCACATCGTGCGCAACCCGGCCTATGCAGCCTATCCACTGGGGCGCGGCCTGCTGCGGCCGTCCCGCGAGGCGCTGTCGGAACTGCTGCGCCTGGGCCTGCCCATCGGCGGTACCTACGCGGTGGAGTCCGGCCTGTTCGCTTTCGCCGCCCTGTGCATGGGCGCCCTGGGCAGCACCCAGCTGGCGGCGCACCAGATCGCCATCCAGTCGGTATACGTGGCCTTCATGGTGCCGGTGGGGATTTCCTATGCGGTGACCTTCCGCATCGGCCAGCACTACGGCGCCGGACGCCTGGAAGAAGCGCGCCGCGCCGGACGCCTGGGCATCGGTTTCGGCGCCGGCTGCATGCTCGCCTTCGCCGCGCTGTTCTGGCTGGCGCCGGAGTGGGTGGTGGGGCTGTTCCTCGACCACCAGGCCGCCGAGTTCCAGGACATCGTGCAGCTGGCCGTGGGCCTGCTGGCGGTGGCCGCCTGGTTCGAACTGTTCGACGGCATCCAGACCATCGCCATGGGCGCCATCCGTGGGCTCAAGGACGCCAAGACGACCTTTGTGGTGGGCCTGGGCTGCTACTGGCTGGTGGGCGCGCCGGCGGCCTGGCTGCTGGCCTTCCCGCTCGGCTGGGGCGCGGTCGGCGTCTGGTGGGGCCTGGCGCTGGGCCTGGCCTGTGCGGCACTGGGGCTCACCCTGGGCTTCGAATGGAAGACGGCGCGCCTGCTGCGGCCTGTGGATAACTGCGTAGGGTCCGTAGGTTGTGGCTGAGCCACGCGAAGCCCAACGTTCCCGGCCCCCACGCTGGGCCCGACCTACAGGTAGCCGCCGGCTCAGCCCGTAGGATGGGTTGAGCCTGCGATACCCATCGGCGATGTGATGGGTATCGCTCCGCTCAACCCATCCTTGTATCTCTCCAGGGCAATGAGGTTAGCTACCTTGATGCCCAAGGCCGGGAAAGCCGTTCCCATCCTGAGAGCCTGACTCTGTTTCGTAGATTGTGCTCCCGGCCCACTTCTCCAACTCCTGAATGGTATCCAAGCCCCTCCAGCGGAGTGAGGCTGTATGAACAAGGCAAGGATCGAGAGATGGCGGTTATTGGAATCGATGTCAGCAAGCAAAAGCTCGACTGTCTGTGGCTACGCGACCCGGAAAGTCTGAAGGTCAAAACCAAGGTATTTACCAATCAAGTGGACGACTTCGCCGCGTTGGTTGATTGGTGTTGCACGCACACCGGAGCCACAGCCGGGGAACTGAAGGTGTTCCTTGAGGCCACCGGGGTCTATCACGAATCCTTGGCGTATTACCTGCACGAGCGCGGCGTTCAAGTCTTTGTCCTGAACCCGGCGCAGGTCCGCGACTATGCGCGCAGCCAGGGCATTCGTGGTAAGACGGACAAACAAGACAGCCTGGTGCTCGCCCGTTTTGGCGCAACCCAGAAGGCCCGGCGCTGGTTGCCGGAAGCGCGGGAAATCCGCGAGCTGAAAGCGATGATCGTGCGCTATGAGGCGCTGCAAGAGGACCTTCAGCGCGAACTGAACCGGCGGGAAAAGGCCGAGGTCAGTCAGGCCAGCCTCAGCGTAATGGCCTCCATCGATACGATGCTCAGTGCGTTGCGCCAGGAAGCCGAGCGCCTGAAACAAGAGATCGACGATCACATCGACCGGCACGACCAGCTCAAACGCAACCGACAGCTGCTGCAGAGCATCCAGGGCATCGGGGATGTCCTCTCCCGTCATCTGCTGGCGTTTCTGCACAGCCGCGACTTTGGCACTGCCCGACAATGCGCGGCTTTTGCGGGCCTGGTGCCACGACCTTGGGACTCCGGCTCATCGGTGAAGGGCAAACCTCGTTTGACCAAGGCGGGGCAGCCTCGACTGCGGGCCAAGCTCTACATGGCCGCGATTGTCGCCAAGCAGTACAACCCCACGGTTAGAGCGCTTTACCAACGTCTACTGGCGCGGGGAAAAGCCAAGATGAGCGCCCTGGGTGCCGCCATGCGCAAGCTGTTGCAGATTGCCTATGGCGTGCTCAAGACGCAGACACCCTATCAGCCGCAACCGACCTGATAGGGTCGGTTGCATCTGATCGGAGAGATGGTATCTACGAATTCAAAGCTCCTGGCTGGCGAACAGTGCCTGGCGCGAGCCGAACACCAGGAAGCGCGCCAGCTCGGCCAGCGGCAGCGGCCGGCTGATCCAGTAGCCCTGGACCTGGTCGCAGCCGAACTGGCGCAGCAGGGCCAGTTGCTCGGCGCTTTCCACCCCTTCGGCCACCACCTCCAGCTTGAGGTTCTGCGCCAGGTTGATCATCGCCTTCACCAACTGGCGATTTTCCGGCCGGTCGTCCATGCCGCCGACAAAACTCTTGTCGATCTTCAGCAGGGCGATGGGCAGGCTGTTGAGGTGGACGAAGGACGAGAATCCGGTGCCGAAGTCGTCCAGGGAGAAGCGCACGCCCAGTTGGCCCAGGGCATCCATGGTCTGGCGCACCTGTTCGCTGCGACG is a genomic window of Pseudomonas resinovorans NBRC 106553 containing:
- a CDS encoding TlpA disulfide reductase family protein — its product is MTSFNLGPLAIPMQQALLYLGFFAALLAGWLAGRKRKANPEGALFAMLLGGLLVARLAFAGRYVEQYASAPLTLVDIRDGGFLFWPGLVAAALIGGLLAWRRPALRQPLAIAVLVGGSLWGTGQALVSALERSRQLPELSLMDLAGNPVDLRELDGRPLVVNLWATWCPPCRREMPVLEAAQKAHPQVRFVLVNQGEHAEIVRRFLIEQNLAPRGVLLDSGNRLGQATGSFGLPTTLFYDADGRLQHSHMGELSGASLEHGLRQLP
- a CDS encoding LysR substrate-binding domain-containing protein, with protein sequence MSRRLPPLYALRAFEAAARHASFTRAAEELAITQSAVSRHIRTLEEHFSCRLFERQGRNIQLTEPARMLLPGLRDGFDALERACTTLRVDDVTLRLKAPSTLTMRWLLSRLSRFRHLNDDVEVQLTSAWMDVDKVDFQHEPFDCAVLLSDGHFSPDWEVTLLFSEWLIPVCEPSQAAEPWDLARLQSTELLHPTPDRRDWRRWLQRMDLGDEVSLKGGQAFDTLELGIVAAARGYGVSIGDLVMVAEDAVQGRIGLPWPTAVASGDSYYLVWPRARSGQGRLCRLRDFLLAEVAAMTLPPVELLS
- a CDS encoding NorM family multidrug efflux MATE transporter; translated protein: MPQSIRNELLAILRLAGPLIAAQLAHVLMVFTDTVMMGLIGPEALAGGGLGAASYSFVSIFCVGVIAAVGNLVAIRHGANDAAGATLLTQSGLWLAGAMALGAGLLLWNLKPILLAFGQAPESVEGAMQFLSTLIFALPGYLAFMALRGFTSAIGRPGPVMAISIGGALLNFLLNYALIHGLFGLPRLGLAGIGLITAVVMNGMALLLAWHIVRNPAYAAYPLGRGLLRPSREALSELLRLGLPIGGTYAVESGLFAFAALCMGALGSTQLAAHQIAIQSVYVAFMVPVGISYAVTFRIGQHYGAGRLEEARRAGRLGIGFGAGCMLAFAALFWLAPEWVVGLFLDHQAAEFQDIVQLAVGLLAVAAWFELFDGIQTIAMGAIRGLKDAKTTFVVGLGCYWLVGAPAAWLLAFPLGWGAVGVWWGLALGLACAALGLTLGFEWKTARLLRPVDNCVGSVGCG
- a CDS encoding IS110 family transposase, with protein sequence MAVIGIDVSKQKLDCLWLRDPESLKVKTKVFTNQVDDFAALVDWCCTHTGATAGELKVFLEATGVYHESLAYYLHERGVQVFVLNPAQVRDYARSQGIRGKTDKQDSLVLARFGATQKARRWLPEAREIRELKAMIVRYEALQEDLQRELNRREKAEVSQASLSVMASIDTMLSALRQEAERLKQEIDDHIDRHDQLKRNRQLLQSIQGIGDVLSRHLLAFLHSRDFGTARQCAAFAGLVPRPWDSGSSVKGKPRLTKAGQPRLRAKLYMAAIVAKQYNPTVRALYQRLLARGKAKMSALGAAMRKLLQIAYGVLKTQTPYQPQPT